The Balaenoptera acutorostrata chromosome 6, mBalAcu1.1, whole genome shotgun sequence genome includes the window CATAGTGCTGTGtttatatcattttcttcatgttaCGATGGCATGAATGTTATAAAAAGCCTATTAATATGTTGATTGTTATTTCCTTACATAACAGGGAGAGAACTGTGCTTGGACAAGTaacttctaagcctcagtttctgcgTCGTTAAAAtggagatagggcttccctggtggcgcagtggttgagaatccgcctgccaatgcgggggacatgggttcgagccctggtctgggaggatcccgcgtgccgcggagcaactgggcccgtgagccacaattactgagcctgcgcgtctggagcctgtgctccgcaacaagagaggccgcgatagtgagaggcccgcgcaccgcgatgaagagtggccccctcttgccacaactacagaaagccctcgcacagaaacgaagacccaacacagccaaaaataaataaataaaattttttaaaaaatggagataataccagCTACTTCCCAACATTACTggcaatgacatttttaaaatctataaatcACTTGGCATAGGGTAAATGCTATGTAGTAAATGCTCCAGAAatgtattagtattattattttagccTTACGTATTACAAACATTATTTGTATACTTAGGAAACAGAGATCCCCTTCTCGGACTGCTGGGACACCAGAGGGACAGCTGTAAATTCATGTCCTTTCACACAtagagtcttaattttttttctcttccaattggaaagaaagaaaggatgtcTCAAAGGAGGGTCTGGCCTCAGCTAGCAAGGACTTGGGACTGATGACAGCCCACCTAAGGGGAACTTTCTTCCAAAGACTAAGGCTGGTAGCCAGAGACTTGCCTGGTTAGAAACATACTGACCACAGAGCCTCCTAAGTTCACTGCTGTGTTATTTACACGGCGTGATCATTTCTGTCCATTTTGGGTGAGAAGCAGATGACCTGGCTTCCAGCCTGGCCCCACTACCTCCTGGACCTCAGGCAAACCACTTAAATTCTAAAcccctgttttctcatctgttaaacagGGAGAGTGAGACCTGCCCAGCCCATCTTACAAGATAGTGGAGAGAATGAAATTATTGAATATGTGTGAAAGAGCTATGAAGTTATTACACTGCTTTGGATCCATTCAGATAGTGAAGAGAATGATCGATGATTAAAATAAccatgttttctcatctgtgaaacagttgcaattaaatatttttatacatttccttCTGGCTCTAGAGGTCTAACATGCTATGGAGTGAAGTAAGATTTTCAGGCAAGTGTCACGGGTGAGGACGGGTTCAAGATAACACCCTGGAAAGTAGCCCAGGACTGTGAAGACACTCTGTGTGATAGTATTCGTGATGGCGCATGTCATTATACACTTGACCATAGAATggacaacaccaagaatgaacgctaacataaactatggactttgggtcactgtgatgtgtcaatgtaggttcatcagttataacacATGTACCGCTCTGATGGGGACGTTGATGGTATGGGAGATTACGCACGTGTGAGGACGGGggtatatggaaaatctctgtatcttcctctcaattttgctatgaacctaaaactgctccctccccacccccataaaATAAGATCTTTAAAGAAAGTTGCTCAGGTTGATATCCAAGTCAGCTTGGCATCCCCATAACCAAATTGCCCAACAGCCCAGCTGGCtgccagctctctctctctttttttttttttttttttttgatgtggaccatttttaaagtctttattgaatttgttacaatattgcttctgctttatgtctTGGTCCTTTGGTTGCGAAGCATGTGGGTCctagctcccctaccagggattgaacccacaccccctgtgctggaaggcgaagtcctaaccactggaccaccagggaagtccttgcctGCCAGCTCTTAACCCTCCTCCAAGGCAGCCTCCGTCAAGGTCTCTCTCGGATGTCCCCTCCGCTAGGGCTACTGTAACTGACAGGCAGTTTCCAGCTTCCTTGGAAGGTTCATCTCTTtggcaaacatttgttgagtattCTTCATGCCAAGCAccgtgctaggcactgggaatcCAGCCATGAATAAGTCAAAATTTCTGCTGGAGTTgagaagaaagataagaaaactgtGCAGCATTGCAATGCCTGTTTCTCAGATGCTTGCTGGTCCTTCACAAGAAGTATTGCATTGCTAGCTTGGGACATATTTGATTTTATAGTTTGCTGCACGGTGTCACTTATTTAAGTTGAACTTTGTTTTTTCATAGTGTAATCTTAGGGGATTACAAAGAGGAAAAGTGCTGGAAAAAGTAAACCACAAAATTCAattgatttgattttaatttgtattttaaggaCAGCATAATCTTATTGCCATtactttgaacatatttaaatgtttccatcataaaattataatttccCTTCATTATGTGATTATGTGTTTTATTCAAGTTTGCTAAGTTTAaaagtgtgattttatttttaagggcaATTATTTTTAAACCCTAAGGGGCTTTCTGCCTGGCTTACCTGGGTTTAAGTGatgataatattatataatttcagaaaattttccTTGCCTGGATCACTGTCAGCTTATTCTCGGCAATAGAAAGCTTTCTAAACAGAGAGCAAAGCTTTTCacttcacaatttttttcttaaaaaaggctTAAAACGATAACAGCACATTTATTTATAGCACTCAAGTAATAGATGATTAATTTTAGAAGCTTTCATTAAAGTACATTTTGATAGGGGAGGGATTGGAGCAAAAATCCTAGACTCCAGATGGTAGATCCAGCCACTGAAGCAAAGGGGACAGAAAATGTCATCAAAGATGACACTTGTTTCAAGTGTTGCTGCAGTTGGTTTTGGCCATTTGAATATGGGATGGTGATGAATCAAAAAGATTGAAAGGATAGGTGTGAATACTGATGAAGGTGAGCAGTGGGGGCGACAGCCTGGGACAACATCTGGTCTCCCACGCATGGCAACCCTGCCCTAGTGACCTGCTCTGCTCACCTCTCCACACTCAACCCTGGTTATCACTGGCTTCTGAAATACTGAAAGTTCCCTGAACACAAGATACTTTCTCAAGCCTCTGTGATTTCCCCCCAATTCTCCCTGGAATGCTCTCTCTTTCCAATCATACTATTAAatgttgttttccccttttcaATTGATATTGGAGCCCTTTGTCTCCTGCTCCAGTATGAATTGGCTACTCCCTAAGTCTGTGGCATGGCTAGGATCTGAGATCTTCATTTAACCATTGCTATTGGGAAGCTttgtcttctctttgttttttgagTTTGATATAACTGTAGATTCATGTGCAgttgaaagaaataatacagagagatcccatgtacCCTTTACATGTTTCCCCCAATGATACCATCTTGCAGAACTACATATAGTACAATAGCACAATTGGGGTATTAATATTGATGCAGTCAATACACAGAACATGTCCATCATCACGAGGatccctcatgttgcccttttaaTGCTATATCCACTTCCTTCTACTGCTAAACCCTCCttaagccctggcaaccactaagctGTTCTccctttctataattttgtcatttcaaggatGTTatgtaaatgtccattgacagaggagtggataaacatgtggtacatatatacaatggaatattactcagccataaaaaataacaaaataatgccatttgcagtaacatggatggacacagaaattgtcatactgagtgaagtaagtcagacagagaaacacaaatatcatatattgattatatgtggaatctaaaaaaatggtacaaatggcacaaaacagaaatagagtcacagatgtagaaaacaaacttatggttacccggGGGGAagcggggtggtggggagggatacattgggagattgggattgacacatacacattgctgcatataaaatagataactaataaggacctactgtatagcacagggaactctactcaatactctgtaatgacccatatgggaaaagaatctaaaaaagagtggagatatacatatatatataactgattcactttactgtacagcagaaactaacattataaatcaactatactccaataaaaattttttaataaagaatgctatgtaaatggaatcacacagtgtggGACCTTTGGGGGTCAGCTTGTTGCACATAGCATGAGTCTCTGGACACATTCACGTGGTTGCATGTACCAATAGTTTGCTTCTTGTAACAGCTGAGTGGTATTGCATGGAATAGATGCAGTGTATTTAATTATTAGTGTATTTAATTATCCACGTCTTACAGGacatttgtttccaattttggtCTATTATGAGTAAATCTGCTATAAACACTcctgtacaggtttttgtgtgaacacaagccttcatttctctggaataaacACCCAAGAATGGCATTTGCTGGGTTATATGGCAAGAGCACgttcagtttttaaagaaactacaaaattgttttccagagtgattAGACTATTTTAAACTCCCCcaagcaatgtatgagtgatccagtttctctgcattcttatcagcatttggtgttgttactattttttagtttttaattttagacattctgaGATGTGTAGTGATACctgattgtggttttaatttgcatttgcttgatggctaatgatgttgaacattgtttcattttcttatttgccatctgtatatcctcttcagCGAAATGTCTGTTCctgtcatttgcccatttttgaattggataGTACGTTTTTCTACAGTTGACtgcaagagttctttatatagtctaggTATAGTTTCTTTGTTGGATATTATCTCCCAAtcagtagcttgtcttttcatcctcttcatATAGTCTTTCataaaggaaaagtttttaattttgacgaGGTCCATTtgatcaatttttccttttatgagttGTGTTTTTGGTGTTACTCTATGTCCCaaagactttctattttttttttctaaaaaattttatagttttacatttaagtgcttcatccattttgttttaattgaatttaTTCTAGGAATTAATggttctcagtttttaaaaaaagattctttactcagatttttagctttatttttccttatccTCTGTGTATTAATAAATGGAATCCATGTATATTAGTGAAACCCTCTATTCTATTACAGATCCTGTCTTGAGTAATAGGTTATGAGACTCGGGTTCTCATATGAATCTTCTGTTTTAACAGGCCTCTTATGAAACTGGAGTCAGGGAAGGGGGATGCCAACTGCTTTCCATTGAATTGGGGTGGAAGTCTTGACCCGCCACTCAGGCCAGCGATGACAccaaggggaggggcaggagtgcGGCTACCACTGGGGGGGAGCCCAAGCTCCTCAGGTGGCCTCCACTGACATTGAGGGGGACAGGGGATGGCTCATTATGACTAGATTGTACTTAAAGTCCTGGCTTTCCACTCAGCCTCCTCTGACACCACCATAGtggacagggggagggggggaaggtgAGATTGTCCTCTCGTTGCTGGGTTGCTGGGGTAGGAGCGCTGTGGGGCTTTTCCTGGTGTTTTGCTGGAATAGAATGATTATTGTTTAAAAGTTTCCACCTTGCTAGGTTGCCCTTTTCCTGGTCCAAAGAGAGGAAGgctatcttgttttgttttgttttgttagtttGTCTGTGCCCATGGTGTTTTTCCCCCCAGCTGCTCCCAAGAGATGCTGAGCTGTAATGTACTACCATCCAGGCTGGGATAtaagaggcagaaagaaaacccaaggaattcactgctgtgtcaTTCCTTAAGTATTAGGATATTTGTTTCCAATTTCATCTTCTCTTCACATTTCGGagcctttatttttgtttcacaaTATAATGTCCAGTGCTTTTAGCTGTATTTAGTGGAAGGGATCAAGAGAAATGTGTCTACTCCATCTTGCCCAGAACCAGAAGTCCCaatcctctgttttgttttgtaatgttttaaattatccaGAATGTGGGGAAAACACAGGGCTCGTGTGACATtgattctgtctctctctgtggtCCTCATGATATTCACCACCTCGTGGGGGACTCCTTTAACATCTGCACTTACAGTTTTACACCAGTGACCAGATCCACTGCCCAGCCAATGAGTAGGACTAAGTGGGCTCCCCAGAATGATCCTTCCCAAGATGTATCCTTCCCATCCTTAGAGCCAGAGGAAGCTAATTTATGAGGGGTTTTTCCCCTGTTTCTTCTACTATCaatcaaaaaatgtttttctttttaaatttttgtgttaattttattaaagagAAGCTAAGCTACCAGACTTTTCTTCAGTGAAACTCACATGCATTATCCAATACACTATGATTGTTTACCCAACTGCCTGCCCAGGAGACTGTGGGCTCCTTTAGGCAAGAAACCATGTCTCATCAATGGTTGAATCCCAGGGTTTAGTGCACTCAACAAAGGTAGCTAAAAttaatgaagtaaaataattcCTTGTATGGATCTCAAATCGtccttggctttttgttttttaaagcagtcTCAGAAATGGAAAAAGTCTTGGGGCCCTACCTGGAGAAGACCAGAAATATTTATGCAGGGTTGCTGCGTACTGACTTCCAGGGAAGCGCTGATATTCCAAGAACCTGACAGTAAGTACTCCTGAATCCATGTCCCCATTCCCATATCTAAGCCTGATTCCCACACATTTTCCAAACTCTTACTGTCTATTCCCCATGGAGAGAGGATGCCTTTACATTGGCAGCCCTAGGGGACGGAGGGGATACGTCCAAGTTACCTGGCAAGCATCGTAGGTCTCATTCTCGTATCCGGCACACAGCATATTTTTGGTAAGTCTTGGAAATTCCTTTAAACACTTCTCCCAATCCATGATGGTCATGGGCACTTTCAGCAGCTCTGTTTCCATAGGCTGTTTGAGACCTGACCCATAGAGAAGGCCCTTTAGGAAAGTCACTGGACAGGAGCCCCAGTGCCGATAATGCAGCTGACATGCCCTAGACCAACCTGCCCAGTGTCCCGCCAGCCACACATCCacctttttttcacattttcacaGACCCTTACTCTCCATGTCCTTCCCGTAATCCCTCGCCATTTACTCACTCCACCACCCCAGGCTCTTCCAAACAAGTCCCCGCCTACTTGAATTATCCCTCCCATTCAAAATCATATTCCTGCCTCCAAGAAGACTTCCATCTTGGCTCCAACAGCGCTACAGACTTGACTTCTTAGAACTGGCTTTCGATCGATTCTCAGCATAATCCTGCCTCTTCAGCATATTCGCCTCTCGCTACTTTCTGTTATGTGAGTGTGACACGTCTAACACAGGGCCGCTGAAACTGGGTTTGCACTCCCAGTGCAAAAAGCTTTCAGGTCCCCCAGACAAAGCTAGGTTGGTTGAGAGTCTTTACAGGGGGTTTGCCAAGGCCCTTCCTGGACTGCCAGCTTCCAGGAATTTGTCTGGACTTCTCTCCATCTCATTAACTCTGACCACATGGAGATTTCAAAAGACTTCTCCACACTGAGTATTTTTAATCGTGCAGgcacccacctgcctctcctcacTTCTAGATTTTGAGTCTTGCCCAGAGCCCTGAATCAGTGTTGCACCAGTTGCCCTCTAGTTACCAAACTCCTGAAATACCTACCATCTCTTAGACCCCAGGTCGTTGCAAAGCATCCCTGAGGACCTGGAGTCTTGTTCAGGCCTGAGCTAGCGCTGTGctattcccctccctcccctaccAATTTTGTTGAGTTTTCTTTGGGAACAGTCCAGCAGGGCTTTCATAATCCCTTTATTACCCTGGTCAGGTTCCTCCTATTTTGGCCAAGTAACAATGTAACAACAAGTAACAACAACAGATTCACTTCTAAGAATGGCTGGGCAACACTCCAGGGCCATCTAAAGTCTAGGCCAGGGCAGGCGTCTTGAATGCCTGTAGGAACCAGGTGGGAAACATCAATGCGTGAATCAGGGAGATGTGAGAAAGCAGAGCAGAGAGCCCCTGGCCAACCGGAGGGTTTATATTCAATGAAACAAACGAGACTGCCATGTGATGGTGGGATAGGACCACACCCAGGGATGGCCCACACCTGGCATCTCAGCTCGGGGCCTTGGGGGATGTTTCCTTCGCACTTGGAAGAGGCTGAGATCAGGCCTCTGTGTGTTCCTGGTGTGCAGGGATTTGCTCCAATGcaagcccctctctcctccctccttcctcagccCTCTCCCCTTtcaccctctctcccctctcctttagCTTTACTGGCCCATCCTCAGACGCCCGTGATGTGGCTCTTCCCCCAGGTGCTCCCAAGAGATGCTGAGCCATCACTTACCAGTTTGGGTCTGCCCCCATCCTGCCACCCAGCATTTGTGCCACCTGGCGAGGCCGGGCTCTGTGGGCATGCAGATAGGTTCTTTCAGTTCGTTGAATGTGATGGGCGTGTCCAACAGCAGCAAGGAGATATCATTGTCCATGTTGAGTTTCTGAAAGTCTTTGTGCAGAATTATGCTTGTGACCCCCTTTATTTCCAGAGATGGGCTGCTTAAGCTATTGGTTCCCAGCACGACTCTCAGTTCTGTTGGCCTGGTGGCGGGGAACCAGAGACGGAGAAATAGGAGGGGAAGGAAAGTCACAAGGTGCACAGTATCTGCTGTGCCTGAAAACCCTAAATCCCACATAGCTGTAGGGGCCTTCTGGATTTGTCCTACTGGGGCTGTTGCTCAGAAGATGTGAGCATTtgaaaaagggagagaaggagggtgaAACAGCCACTGGGGCCGACCGTAGCTCCGTGGTTGCTCCAGAAGCATCCCAGAGATGCGAAGGAGATATTCCCGCCTCACAGGGCACAGACAGGACTTAGCTTTGGGCCCCCGAAGAGCCCATAAAAGACCACTTGGCACGGATCAAACTAGCCCTCAGATAGGAAGGGATTATCACATCAATCTGTCTACCAGCAATTTAGAGACTCAGGAACAGAATTTTTCTGTTGGCAACATACACAACTGACCGAAGTTTAACATTCAGAATGTATAAAGAGAgtctacaaattaaaaaaaaattgtccaagCTCAAACAgactttacaaaagagaaaatataccaACAAACTTGCAAATATCAACTTAGCAGtagtaagaaaaatgcaaattaagactacAATTATAATAGTATTTCATGCTTTTCaccagaaaagcaaaaattaaaaattctgaaaaagtagCAAGTATTGGTGATGATTTTAACACTTATACACCGCTGGCGGAAATTTAAATGGGtgcaaacactttggaaaatcaTTTGGATTTTCTAATAAACTTGAAGATGCACAAGTCCTATGATTCTATATCTTCTCTCCTAGGAATAAACTCTTGCACATATGCACCTGAAGACCTATGCAAGAATCAGGAACAGAATTTAATCCAGACCTGCCATTGATGAAGCAGAAAGAATCTGCAGTAATAATTCAGGAATTTCCCTCCAGGCAGAATGGCCAGGAACTTTCCAACAGCCAGTCCTTAAGTATCCCATGGGAGCAGATGCAACAAGTTTCCTTGGTTACCCCAGGGTGAAACTTTCCCCAGGTTTTTGATTAACCCTTTAAAGTTCATCTTTCTGTGTATCTTCAAACTTTCTCGAGGTGGTGGAGTGGAAAAGCACAAGTGCTTGAACCGGATTTAAATCCTGTTTCTGTCTACTAGGTGTGTACCTTGGGTGAGTCAGCTAACTTtattggacctcagtttccttctccatAAAATAAGGATGCTCATTTTACCTGCCTCAGGGTTTCTGTAAGATCGAATGAGTTAAAAGGGGGTTATTCATTCTACCTGCCTCAGGGTTGTTTGtatgattaaataagttaatgcacGTAGTTTCTTAGCAGGTCGCTGGCACACGATTAGGAATCAGTAAATGCTCTATTTTCCACCAGTCTCCTGGAGTGCAGAGAAAACTCTATAAGGAGGAGGGAGGTAGGTTGTCGGATGGCCCAGGAACCCAGACCTCCAGAATTAGGAGGATTTCCTCCTAGAAGGACTTGAATGTCCTAGGAGAGGTAGACAGACCAAGCCCTTTGGCTCCACCAAGCCACAGAGGTCCCTGGAGAGGACAGTTTGTGACCTCAGGGAAGCCGCAGTTACTGGTTCTGGGTGACAACAAAGAGGGCACAGTGGAGCCGGCCTTGGGTTCACAGCCTCCTCCTCCCTAGGGCGTGTGGGGCTTCCCCAGGGAGTGGGGCACACTGTCAGAAGCAAGGGGAGGGACTCGGTACTTACGAGATCTCCGAGTGAAAGCAGTGAGCCGCCGAGACAACCCACCACTCGTTGATGACGGCGCCACCGCAGAAATGTTCATTTCTTGCTTGAATACTCACCTGCCATGGAAACTCACCCACCTCGGCCTCCACCCCTCctatgattctggaaaactgagCTCCTCTCTCAAAAACGGGTCTTTCACCGCATTCTGGTagaatggaagagaaaggaagggaaaagatgaAACACTTAGTCAATATCCTTAGAAGACCCATAGGTAGCTATCATTATACCCATtctagagatggggaaactgaggctggccCAGTAAAGCACCCTTAGAAACACAAGTAAGCCAACAGATGCTTCACATCTGTTGGAACGTGTTCGGAAGTGTTGGCTCTGTCTCCTTTCCAGACAGGCAAGTCACTTTGCCGAGCTTGTTTCTGTTCTCATCTGAGAGAAATCAGAGGAAAATAATTGGCCAGGGCCAACCTGGAGTGACTGGCAGAATAATGCCTCTATTGCCAAAAAATGTCCACGTCCTAATGGACCATGCCCTGGAATtcgtgaatatgttaccttacaaggcaaaggggactttgcagatggaattaaggttgctaatcagctgaccttaaaatgggGAGATTGTCCTGGATAATCTGAgtggacccaatgtaatcacacGGGTCCTTAAAAGTGGTACAGGGAAGCAGAAGAAGAGAGATGTGACTGCAGAAGAAAGGCACTGAGAGATGCAATATTGCTGGCTTTGacaatggaggaaggggccacaagctaAGGTATACGGATgatctctagaagctggaaaaggcaagttaACAGGCTCTTCCCTAGAGCTTCCGATAGGAACGCAGTCCTGCTGATACCCTGATCTTAGCCCAGGGAGACCCACGTGGGAGTTCTgtcctacagaactgtaagataagaagtttgtgttgtttaagccactgagtttgtggtagtttgttacagcagcaagaggaaactaatacacacagGAAACCAGAAGGGTGGCCCAGAGAGGGCCTGAACCTACAGGAAGCCCTGAGCTATTCTCGGTTAGAACATTCTGTTCCAGGCAGAGCAGCTCTGTTTCCTGGAGGCTGAGAACAAAGGCTGCAGCTGCCTGTTTGGAAGAGAAACCTGCCTTCTGGACCGAGTCCAGATCTAACCCCTCACCCCGAGGAGGAGGAGACACTCTTAGTATTTTCTGACTTGAATGTGGTCTTGTTCTGGAACAAAGAATGAGCTTGATTCTAACAAGCCCAAGACCCCCTCCTCTCTCTTGCTAGAGGCTACTTTTCCAAATACCCACTCAACAGAGATTTTGAGGACTTTGTAGTGTGGGTTGGAGGGACCCAGTGGTggttatttttagttaaaaaaaaaaatggagtgaaAATGTATCAATATGTGTCCATAGCCTTCAGCTGTCAGTAACATATAGAGGCTCTTTCCAGGACTTTTGGGTCTGCACTTCCTCCTTTATTTACCAAACACATATAGTCTTACCATGTGTCTGGGCACCATTATATGCTCTGGAGTCGCAAAGCCTGagtctgaatcctggctctgttgcTTATCTGCTGAATGATTTAGGGTAAACGACTTATTCTTGTTTATCATCCCTTTCTTTATTCCCCAAATAGGCAGAAGATAATACTTACCCTACAGAACAGAtgcacagatgtacagaacagaTAACGGGTGTTGAAGTGCCCAACACAGAGTAAACCCTCAAGCCACGTTAGCTGTCAGAATTTCTCATGTCACCTTGCACCAAGGGCCCCCTTTCCTTGGTCTTGAGAACAACCCACATCACCAGCGTGGAACCGTGCAGACATATAGACTAACGCTGGAACACAAAGCCCTAAGCAGTGATGGAGGCAGTGCCAAAACGGTAAGCAGAGATGCGAGCCATCGGGGGCACTTGGACCTGCTCGCAGAGAGGCCAGCTTTGCCGATTCTCTGACCACACCACGCACCAGCCCCCATTCACTCCGTGCAGCCAAGCCCGGGCCGGAATGAGGGAAGCCGGGGACATGGGCTGTGTTCTTTCCGTGAGGCCGAGGGCAGGGAGGGAAATGCGGGCCCTGGAGTCACACTGGGGCCAGTCCCCGCTCCCCCATTTCCCTGCTGTGAGGCTCTGGACCaattctcaacctccctgaggcTCGGAGCCCCTTACCCACGTGTGGGGCCAAGAGTGGAGAGCCCACTGGGGTAGTGTGGGCATCTAATGGGGGAAAGTACCTGACCCGTAACAGCTTCCTTTCCACTTCAGCCACCTGCCACCCCCCAAGAGAGAGAAACAACCTATCAGGAGCTGCGAGGAGCTGCCATGGAGCACAGGTACCCCCGGccgacccccaccccacctctcatGCACATGGATGTCCTGGTCATCTGCTCAGCATCTGAGTTTCCGGACCGATGCTCAGCTCATTCTGGGCCCGTGCTTTGCTGCGCTCCACTATTCATTCAAGGATAAAGTCTCGGGTTTCAAAACCAAAACTTAAGGTCAGACAGGTTGAActtggggctggggcaggagaagGGGCAAGGGAAGTGGTTTCCAGGAGGGGTGTGTGGG containing:
- the PRSS55 gene encoding serine protease 55 isoform X3, which encodes MPECGERPVFERGAQFSRIIGGVEAEVGEFPWQVSIQARNEHFCGGAVINEWWVVSAAHCFHSEISPTELRVVLGTNSLSSPSLEIKGVTSIILHKDFQKLNMDNDISLLLLDTPITFNELKEPICMPTEPGLARWHKCWVAGWGQTQTGLKQPMETELLKVPMTIMDWEKCLKEFPRLTKNMLCAGYENETYDACQGDSGGPLVCTTESGKKWYQVGIISWGKSCGQKNIPGIYTLLENYHSWIEKTALSQSTTSTETPPHQIPLPSAKMDQPPSRTALKFPTTATFPYCLLISEHTQKVLKLGTSLVAQWLRIHLPMQGTQVRSHMPWSN
- the PRSS55 gene encoding serine protease 55 isoform X5, coding for MWDLGFSGTADTVHLVTFLPLLFLRLWFPATRPTELRVVLGTNSLSSPSLEIKGVTSIILHKDFQKLNMDNDISLLLLDTPITFNELKEPICMPTEPGLARWHKCWVAGWGQTQTGLKQPMETELLKVPMTIMDWEKCLKEFPRLTKNMLCAGYENETYDACQGDSGGPLVCTTESGKKWYQVGIISWGKSCGQKNIPGIYTLLENYHSWIEKTALSQSTTSTETPPHQIPLPSAKMDQPPSRTALKFPTTATFPYCLLISEHTQKVLKLGTSLVAQWLRIHLPMQGTQVRSHMPWSN
- the PRSS55 gene encoding serine protease 55 isoform X2, which encodes MISEASDFSELFILWPHFTKSRKKEEGGETQSPTVKMRKQSWRNHVLAQDRSAYERQMGIFRPECGERPVFERGAQFSRIIGGVEAEVGEFPWQVSIQARNEHFCGGAVINEWWVVSAAHCFHSEISPTELRVVLGTNSLSSPSLEIKGVTSIILHKDFQKLNMDNDISLLLLDTPITFNELKEPICMPTEPGLARWHKCWVAGWGQTQTGLKQPMETELLKVPMTIMDWEKCLKEFPRLTKNMLCAGYENETYDACQGDSGGPLVCTTESGKKWYQVGIISWGKSCGQKNIPGIYTLLENYHSWIEKMSPLFPAARVSVSPAWALCHDRCGRRWSP
- the PRSS55 gene encoding serine protease 55 isoform X4, whose protein sequence is MISEASDFSELFILWPHFTKSRKKEEGGETQSPTVKMRKQSWRNHVLAQDRSAYERQMGIFRPECGERPVFERGAQFSRIIGGVEAEVGEFPWQVSIQARNEHFCGGAVINEWWVVSAAHCFHSEISPTELRVVLGTNSLSSPSLEIKGVTSIILHKDFQKLNMDNDISLLLLDTPITFNELKEPICMPTEPGLARWHKCWVAGWGQTQTGLKQPMETELLKVPMTIMDWEKCLKEFPRLTKNMLCAGYENETYDACQGDSGGPLVCTTESGKKWYQVGIISWGKSCGQKNIPGIYTLLENYHSWIEKKRKSKP